From the genome of Flavobacterium ovatum, one region includes:
- a CDS encoding CoA pyrophosphatase, with amino-acid sequence MDFRYFLEIVPHIINAELPALTAHAKMAPLERMEQLNYIDLDKKDIKTAAVMMLLYPKASLTHLVLIVRNLYDGVHSGQIAFPGGKYESEDVDFAQTALRETYEEVGVHPDFVEIKKDFSPIYIPPSNFMVYPFLGVSQNEINFVPDPSEVDHIIELPLSVFMSDEIIVKVKMTTSYAHEIEVPAFEIEGQMVWGATAMILSELKEVLKSVIP; translated from the coding sequence ATGGATTTTCGCTATTTTTTAGAAATTGTTCCCCATATTATTAATGCTGAATTACCAGCATTGACTGCGCATGCTAAAATGGCACCATTGGAGCGCATGGAACAATTAAATTATATTGATTTGGATAAAAAGGATATCAAAACGGCTGCCGTAATGATGTTATTGTATCCAAAAGCCAGTTTGACACATTTGGTATTGATAGTTCGGAACTTGTATGATGGTGTACATTCTGGACAAATTGCTTTTCCTGGTGGAAAATATGAGTCTGAAGATGTTGATTTTGCCCAAACAGCCCTAAGAGAAACCTATGAAGAGGTAGGAGTGCATCCAGATTTTGTGGAAATTAAAAAAGATTTTTCACCCATTTATATTCCGCCAAGTAATTTTATGGTCTATCCTTTTTTAGGAGTTAGTCAAAATGAAATTAATTTTGTTCCAGACCCATCCGAAGTGGATCATATTATTGAATTGCCATTGTCGGTTTTCATGAGTGATGAAATCATTGTAAAAGTTAAAATGACGACTTCTTATGCTCATGAAATTGAAGTGCCTGCTTTTGAAATTGAAGGTCAAATGGTTTGGGGAGCAACCGCTATGATTTTGAGTGAACTGAAAGAAGTCTTAAAATCAGTGATTCCTTAA
- a CDS encoding lysophospholipid acyltransferase family protein: protein MGLLKRNPFGHILIVKKWIIRFFGGLTHRRYRGFNELQIEGSEIIKNLPDTNVLFISNHQTYFADVVAMFHVFNASLSGRTDSIKNVCYMWQPKLNIYYVAAKETMQAGLLPRIMAYAGAISVERTWRAKGVDVTEKKEINPNDTENIKIALQDGWVITFPQGTTKSFKPVRKGTAHIIKEHRPIVVPIVIDGFRRSFDKKGLRVKKKGILQSFIIKEPLEIDYENETIEDIVAKVEYAIEQHPSFLNVISIEDLEEQERLNDLRKWEV, encoded by the coding sequence ATGGGATTGTTGAAACGAAATCCTTTTGGACATATATTGATTGTGAAAAAATGGATAATCCGATTTTTTGGGGGTTTAACACACCGACGTTATAGAGGATTCAATGAATTGCAAATTGAAGGTTCTGAAATTATTAAGAATTTGCCTGACACTAATGTACTTTTTATATCCAATCACCAAACCTATTTTGCTGACGTTGTGGCGATGTTCCATGTGTTTAACGCTAGTTTAAGTGGGAGAACGGATAGTATTAAAAACGTTTGTTACATGTGGCAACCTAAACTCAATATCTATTATGTGGCTGCCAAAGAAACTATGCAAGCGGGATTATTACCAAGAATTATGGCTTATGCGGGAGCGATATCTGTAGAACGTACTTGGCGAGCCAAAGGTGTGGATGTAACAGAGAAAAAGGAAATCAATCCTAATGATACTGAGAATATAAAAATAGCACTTCAAGACGGCTGGGTGATTACGTTTCCACAAGGAACTACCAAGTCTTTTAAACCTGTGCGGAAAGGAACGGCTCATATTATCAAAGAACACCGACCGATTGTGGTTCCAATCGTAATTGATGGTTTCCGACGTTCTTTTGATAAAAAAGGATTGCGTGTCAAGAAAAAAGGAATTTTACAGTCCTTTATCATTAAAGAACCCCTAGAAATCGATTACGAAAATGAAACCATAGAGGATATTGTGGCAAAAGTCGAATATGCTATTGAGCAACATCCGTCATTTTTGAACGTTATTTCAATTGAAGATCTCGAAGAGCAAGAAAGATTGAATGACTTGAGGAAATGGGAAGTCTAG
- a CDS encoding NAD(P)/FAD-dependent oxidoreductase: MNIPHSTLPRIIIIGGGFAGIALAKALKKQAIQVVLIDKNNYHTFQPLLYQVATGGLEDGSIAYPLRKVIQEYDNFYFRLTNVQEIDTKSQKIITEIGELTYDYLVMATGAKTNYFGNKEIERNSMAMKSIPQALNIRSLILENFEQAVLTSDVVERNSLINFVLVGGGPTGVELAGALAEMKKAILQKDYPDLDITKMQINLIQSGDRILNTMSEKSSLAAEKFLRSLEVTIWKNVRVKNYNGHTVTTNTDLSFESATVIWTAGVQGALVQGLQADSLIEKVERVRVNGFNQIKGYTNLFAIGDVACMETSDFPQGHPMMAQPALQQGKVLGENLVRLITNKPMEAFEYCDKGSMATIGRNKAVVDLPRFHFDGVFAWFVWMFVHLFSLIGFKNKAVVFLSWVYNYIRFDRESRLIIRPYKKRSFVTFTSDEL, encoded by the coding sequence ATGAATATACCCCATTCAACTTTACCACGTATTATTATCATAGGCGGAGGCTTTGCTGGAATTGCATTGGCGAAGGCACTCAAGAAACAGGCAATTCAAGTTGTGCTTATCGATAAAAATAATTACCATACTTTTCAGCCATTGTTGTACCAAGTGGCGACTGGAGGACTGGAAGATGGTTCGATTGCTTATCCACTTCGGAAAGTGATTCAGGAATATGACAATTTCTATTTTAGATTAACAAATGTTCAGGAAATAGACACAAAGAGCCAAAAAATAATTACCGAAATAGGGGAGTTGACTTATGATTATTTGGTGATGGCAACGGGAGCCAAAACGAATTATTTTGGTAATAAAGAAATCGAACGAAACAGTATGGCGATGAAAAGCATTCCGCAAGCGCTGAATATTCGTAGTTTGATTTTGGAAAACTTTGAGCAAGCGGTCTTGACCAGTGATGTAGTAGAAAGAAATAGCCTCATCAATTTTGTGCTTGTAGGTGGTGGTCCTACGGGAGTAGAATTAGCAGGAGCCTTGGCCGAAATGAAAAAAGCTATCCTCCAAAAAGATTATCCAGACTTAGATATTACCAAAATGCAGATCAACCTCATTCAAAGTGGGGATCGTATTTTAAATACTATGAGCGAAAAATCATCTCTGGCTGCCGAAAAGTTTTTGAGAAGTCTAGAGGTTACTATCTGGAAAAATGTACGTGTGAAAAACTACAATGGCCACACCGTAACGACTAATACCGATTTGAGTTTTGAGTCGGCAACGGTGATTTGGACAGCAGGAGTTCAAGGTGCTTTAGTTCAAGGACTGCAGGCGGATTCGTTAATCGAAAAAGTAGAACGCGTTCGTGTGAATGGGTTTAACCAAATCAAAGGTTACACCAATCTTTTTGCCATAGGAGACGTAGCTTGTATGGAAACCTCTGATTTTCCACAAGGGCATCCTATGATGGCGCAACCCGCTTTACAACAGGGAAAAGTCTTGGGTGAAAATTTAGTACGATTGATTACTAACAAACCCATGGAAGCTTTTGAATACTGCGATAAAGGCTCGATGGCAACGATAGGCAGAAACAAAGCCGTAGTCGATTTGCCAAGATTTCATTTTGACGGTGTTTTTGCGTGGTTTGTTTGGATGTTTGTCCATCTTTTTTCGTTGATAGGATTCAAGAATAAGGCCGTAGTTTTCTTGAGTTGGGTGTACAACTACATCCGTTTTGATAGAGAAAGCCGCTTAATTATTCGACCTTATAAAAAGAGAAGTTTTGTAACGTTTACGAGCGATGAACTGTAG
- a CDS encoding DUF3810 domain-containing protein encodes MKSKYILPLFLLVQILFLKVIAYFPDWVESYYSNGLYLIISKISRITFGFFPFSVGDCLYGILIFFIIKWLWKQRKKWKLHWENNLLTVISFLSVLYFVFHLLWGFNYYREPLFEKMNINRDYSDTDLLDFTKKLIVKTNTIQHQITTNDGLKVVFPYSQETVFNMNLNGYENLAQEHSFFFYKNRSTKKSLISLPLTYMGFSGYLNPFTNEAQVNDLMPMYNFPIVTAHEMAHQLGYGSESECNFIGFLATVKNPNLYFQYSGYSFALRYCLGNWQMRDKNTYKALLKTIHPGVLKNYQESEDFWMRYQSPIDNAFHAFYDQFLKANQQTDGMDSYSKFLNLLINYEKKELLSS; translated from the coding sequence GTGAAATCAAAATATATACTTCCTCTTTTTCTCCTAGTTCAAATCCTTTTTTTAAAAGTAATAGCTTATTTCCCCGACTGGGTTGAAAGTTATTACAGTAATGGTTTATACCTCATTATTTCAAAAATATCCAGAATTACCTTTGGATTCTTCCCGTTTTCAGTAGGCGATTGTTTGTACGGAATTTTAATTTTTTTCATCATCAAATGGCTTTGGAAACAAAGAAAAAAGTGGAAACTACATTGGGAAAATAATCTATTGACGGTTATTAGTTTTCTTTCGGTTTTGTATTTTGTATTTCATTTGTTGTGGGGATTCAATTATTACCGCGAACCATTGTTTGAAAAAATGAATATCAACCGTGACTATTCCGATACAGATTTACTGGATTTTACCAAAAAACTGATAGTAAAAACCAATACTATTCAGCATCAAATCACCACAAATGACGGTCTAAAAGTAGTTTTTCCTTATTCGCAAGAAACTGTTTTTAACATGAATCTGAATGGTTATGAAAATTTAGCTCAAGAACATTCCTTTTTTTTCTACAAAAATAGAAGCACAAAAAAGTCATTAATTAGCTTGCCTTTGACTTATATGGGCTTTAGCGGGTATCTCAATCCCTTTACTAATGAAGCACAAGTCAATGATTTGATGCCCATGTACAATTTTCCTATTGTAACAGCACACGAAATGGCTCATCAACTGGGGTATGGTAGTGAAAGTGAATGTAATTTTATTGGGTTTCTAGCAACGGTAAAGAACCCGAATCTCTATTTTCAATATTCAGGTTATAGTTTTGCTTTACGCTATTGTTTGGGAAATTGGCAAATGCGTGATAAAAATACATACAAAGCTTTACTCAAAACCATTCATCCTGGAGTCCTAAAAAACTATCAAGAAAGTGAAGATTTCTGGATGCGTTATCAAAGCCCTATTGACAACGCTTTTCATGCGTTTTATGATCAATTCTTGAAAGCTAATCAGCAAACGGATGGAATGGATAGTTATAGTAAGTTCTTGAATTTATTGATTAATTATGAAAAAAAAGAGTTGCTAAGTTCCTAA
- a CDS encoding APC family permease, whose amino-acid sequence MNKKIGLKEAISIGIGGMVGGGIFAVLGLAVSLAQGGTPVAFLLAGTVALITSYSYVNLSKTYPNRGGTVKFINQGFGISVFSGGVNNLLWVSYIIMLSLYASAFGSYAPNLFEITANKNIDFHIYASAIIIIATAINYYSIAVIGKIESYAVIIKLIILIGFIGIGIYGLNENPNIAQLAITHWESPAKLFAGGMVIFVAYEGFELIANAAPDIIKPEKNISRAYYFSVIFVILLYIIIAIVTVGSLPFEKIATAEDYVLAEAAKPMLGQIGFSIITVAALISTFSAINASLLGGSRVSYEIAEDDELSHHFLSKLWNQPIGLMIMAIATLILVNTLDLESISTAGSVGFLLIFSMVNLVGYKLSTAVKGNKIIPLVGFILCVFALITLIQQQLISNILGVIISSVLIAFCFTVEWIHKR is encoded by the coding sequence ATGAATAAAAAAATCGGGTTAAAAGAGGCCATTTCCATCGGAATAGGTGGTATGGTTGGTGGTGGGATTTTTGCAGTCCTTGGACTAGCTGTTTCCTTGGCGCAAGGAGGTACACCAGTCGCATTTTTATTAGCTGGAACTGTAGCTTTAATCACTTCGTACAGCTACGTTAATTTGTCCAAAACCTATCCTAACAGAGGAGGAACTGTTAAATTCATCAATCAAGGATTTGGTATTTCCGTTTTTAGTGGCGGTGTCAATAATTTACTTTGGGTGAGCTATATCATAATGCTTTCCTTGTATGCTTCTGCATTTGGCTCTTATGCTCCGAATTTATTTGAAATTACTGCTAACAAAAATATTGATTTTCATATTTACGCCAGTGCGATTATTATTATAGCTACAGCCATCAACTATTACAGCATTGCGGTTATAGGAAAAATAGAATCTTATGCCGTTATCATCAAATTGATTATTCTTATTGGATTTATTGGTATTGGCATTTATGGTTTAAATGAAAATCCAAATATTGCACAACTAGCCATCACCCATTGGGAATCTCCCGCGAAATTATTTGCTGGCGGGATGGTTATTTTTGTCGCTTATGAAGGATTCGAATTAATTGCAAATGCTGCTCCAGACATTATAAAACCTGAAAAAAATATTTCCAGAGCCTATTATTTTTCAGTGATTTTTGTAATTCTACTTTACATAATCATTGCTATTGTAACCGTTGGATCGCTTCCCTTTGAAAAAATCGCTACCGCCGAAGATTATGTTTTAGCAGAAGCCGCTAAACCTATGCTGGGGCAAATTGGCTTTTCTATTATAACAGTAGCCGCTTTAATATCTACCTTCTCAGCGATTAACGCATCACTTTTAGGAGGAAGCAGAGTAAGCTATGAAATTGCCGAAGATGATGAACTATCACATCATTTCCTTTCTAAACTTTGGAACCAACCCATAGGTTTGATGATAATGGCAATTGCTACTTTAATCTTGGTCAACACACTAGATTTAGAAAGTATATCTACGGCAGGAAGCGTAGGTTTTTTATTAATTTTCAGTATGGTTAATCTAGTAGGTTATAAACTTTCGACTGCTGTAAAGGGTAATAAAATAATTCCTTTGGTTGGATTCATCTTGTGCGTCTTTGCGTTAATAACGTTAATTCAGCAACAATTAATTTCCAATATCCTTGGCGTAATTATTTCATCAGTCCTCATTGCATTTTGCTTTACCGTAGAATGGATTCATAAAAGATAG
- the nadB gene encoding L-aspartate oxidase has translation MIKTNYLIIGSGVAGLTLALKIANQFPEKTVTIVTKSTADESNTKYAQGGIAIVTDQIGDSYKKHIEDTIICGDGLCDPAVVEMVINEGPKCLKELIEWGTKFDKNNEGTLDLGKEGGHSENRVVHHKDQTGKEIERAILSQVQLKKNIDVLAHHFSIDLITDNNRCLGAYVLNQLNKETITFTADFTILATGGIGHLYGHTTNPIIATGDGIAMAYRAHAEIKDMEFIQFHPTSLYDKSVGPSFLISEAVRGFGAHLRTKNGHFFMLDYDARGDLASRDIVSQSIEKELSKTKDDCVYLDCTHLNMEAFINHFPMIYERCKNVGVDIAKDWIPVVPAQHYICGGIAVDQSGKTSVENLFACGECSRTGLHGANRLASNSLLEALVYSNKIYEFLTNPNLEIKKSLFEIPKVEEIEKSEIDSEYLTTLKVKLQHLMRQNAGIVRYETDLLNAKEQLLEWEKEIEKVGKIHQTNTSYYEFLNMLTIATLIVIQSIERQGNCGGFIKFKR, from the coding sequence ATGATCAAAACTAATTACCTAATTATAGGATCTGGAGTTGCAGGTCTAACCTTAGCTTTAAAAATAGCCAACCAATTTCCTGAGAAAACGGTCACTATAGTTACTAAATCTACTGCAGACGAATCTAATACTAAGTATGCACAAGGTGGTATTGCAATAGTAACGGACCAAATTGGAGATTCTTATAAAAAACATATTGAAGATACTATTATTTGTGGGGACGGTTTATGCGACCCCGCTGTAGTAGAAATGGTCATTAACGAAGGCCCTAAATGCCTTAAAGAACTCATTGAATGGGGTACCAAATTTGACAAAAACAATGAAGGTACATTAGATTTAGGAAAAGAAGGAGGCCATTCTGAAAACAGAGTTGTACACCATAAAGACCAAACAGGAAAGGAAATTGAACGTGCCATATTGAGTCAGGTGCAACTTAAAAAAAATATTGACGTACTAGCGCACCACTTTTCTATTGATTTAATAACAGATAACAACCGTTGTTTGGGGGCTTATGTTTTAAATCAATTAAATAAAGAAACTATTACCTTCACAGCTGATTTTACTATTTTAGCAACAGGAGGAATTGGTCATTTATATGGACACACCACCAATCCAATTATTGCTACTGGAGACGGAATCGCCATGGCTTACCGTGCTCACGCAGAAATTAAAGACATGGAATTTATACAATTCCACCCTACTTCATTATATGATAAATCAGTAGGCCCATCCTTTTTGATATCTGAAGCAGTTCGCGGTTTTGGAGCACATTTACGGACCAAAAACGGACATTTTTTTATGCTGGATTACGATGCTAGAGGCGATCTTGCTTCTAGAGATATTGTATCTCAAAGCATCGAAAAAGAATTATCCAAAACAAAAGATGATTGTGTTTACCTTGATTGCACTCATTTGAACATGGAGGCTTTCATCAATCATTTCCCAATGATTTATGAGCGTTGTAAAAATGTAGGTGTGGATATTGCCAAAGATTGGATTCCTGTAGTCCCTGCGCAACATTATATTTGTGGGGGAATTGCCGTAGATCAGTCTGGAAAAACATCCGTAGAAAATTTATTTGCTTGTGGCGAATGTTCGCGAACAGGTTTACATGGTGCTAATAGACTGGCTTCAAATTCTTTATTGGAAGCTTTGGTTTATTCAAATAAAATATATGAATTTTTAACCAATCCAAATTTAGAAATAAAAAAATCCCTATTTGAAATTCCAAAAGTAGAAGAAATAGAAAAATCTGAAATTGATTCTGAATATTTGACAACATTAAAAGTTAAACTTCAACATTTGATGAGACAAAATGCTGGAATCGTCAGATACGAAACTGATTTGCTAAATGCTAAAGAACAACTTTTGGAATGGGAAAAAGAAATAGAAAAAGTAGGCAAAATACATCAAACTAATACTTCTTATTACGAATTTTTAAACATGCTAACTATAGCAACGTTGATTGTTATACAATCTATCGAAAGACAAGGGAATTGTGGTGGTTTTATTAAATTTAAAAGGTAG
- the nadA gene encoding quinolinate synthase NadA, with product MKDLKEKILALKKEKNAVILAHYYQESDIQDVADYVGDSLGLSQEAVKADADIILFAGVHFMAETAKILNPSKKVILPDANAGCSLADSCPPDLFKKFTDAHPDHIVITYVNCSAEVKALTDIVVTSSNAVKIVNSIPKDKPIIFAPDKNLGKYVMEVTGREMLLWDGSCVVHEAFSLEKLLDLYKEHPDAKIIAHPESETHILQTAKYIGSTAGMIDFVKTDPNHKYIVATEAGILHKMQQEVPNKILIPAPAKEDNTCACSECGYMKMNTLQKLYNCLLNESPEVTVPEDIIKKALIPIERMLELSK from the coding sequence ATGAAAGATCTTAAAGAAAAAATATTGGCCTTGAAAAAAGAGAAAAATGCGGTTATTTTGGCCCATTATTATCAAGAATCCGATATTCAAGATGTAGCCGATTATGTAGGTGATAGTTTAGGGCTATCACAAGAAGCCGTGAAGGCAGATGCTGATATCATCCTTTTTGCAGGAGTACATTTTATGGCCGAAACTGCTAAGATTTTAAACCCATCTAAGAAAGTTATTTTACCAGATGCCAATGCAGGTTGCTCTCTTGCTGATTCCTGCCCACCAGATTTATTCAAAAAATTTACTGATGCACATCCTGATCATATCGTTATTACTTATGTAAACTGTTCTGCCGAAGTAAAAGCCTTGACGGATATTGTAGTAACATCATCTAATGCAGTAAAAATTGTAAATTCAATTCCAAAAGACAAACCTATTATTTTTGCACCAGATAAAAATTTAGGAAAATATGTAATGGAAGTTACGGGGCGTGAGATGTTACTTTGGGACGGTTCCTGTGTGGTTCACGAAGCTTTTTCGTTAGAAAAACTACTTGATCTTTATAAAGAACACCCAGATGCAAAGATTATAGCACACCCAGAATCGGAAACACATATTTTACAAACGGCAAAATACATTGGTTCTACAGCCGGTATGATTGATTTTGTAAAAACAGATCCTAACCATAAATATATTGTCGCTACTGAAGCTGGAATTTTGCACAAAATGCAACAAGAAGTTCCTAATAAAATTTTAATTCCTGCCCCAGCAAAAGAAGACAATACTTGTGCTTGTAGTGAATGCGGTTACATGAAAATGAATACCTTACAAAAATTATACAATTGCTTATTAAATGAATCTCCAGAAGTTACGGTTCCTGAAGACATTATCAAAAAAGCGTTGATTCCTATTGAACGAATGCTGGAATTATCAAAATAA
- a CDS encoding Rrf2 family transcriptional regulator, protein MFSKTCEYGIRATIFIASESYQNKRVGLKDIAKKIDSPEAFTAKILQILSKDKIIDSIKGVGGGFEIEKEKMKDIKLSHIVTALEGDSIFTGCGLGLSHCSETHPCPVHDKFKIIRNELSFMLENTNLEELALGIKSGDTFLRY, encoded by the coding sequence ATGTTTTCAAAAACCTGTGAATATGGCATTCGAGCCACCATTTTTATAGCTTCAGAATCTTATCAAAATAAAAGAGTTGGATTGAAGGACATTGCCAAAAAAATTGATTCTCCAGAAGCCTTTACTGCTAAAATCCTTCAGATTTTATCTAAAGACAAAATTATTGATTCTATAAAAGGTGTTGGTGGTGGTTTTGAAATTGAAAAGGAGAAAATGAAAGATATCAAATTATCACATATTGTAACGGCTTTAGAAGGAGATAGTATCTTTACAGGTTGCGGATTGGGACTCAGTCACTGTTCCGAGACACATCCATGTCCGGTTCATGATAAATTCAAAATCATTAGAAACGAATTAAGTTTCATGTTAGAGAATACAAATCTTGAAGAATTGGCTCTAGGAATTAAATCAGGAGATACCTTTTTAAGGTATTAA
- a CDS encoding hemerythrin domain-containing protein, giving the protein MSDTKPLKRAPELQPVSHDHHQGLLLCWKIRTGIKKEVPLECIKEYTDWFFENHLKPHFELEEKYIFTILGNDNPLIEQALSEHSRLKDLFNATTDLKENLSLIDKELEAHIRFEERVLFAEIQKVATADQLAKIKEIHTEEAFVEKDDNTFWL; this is encoded by the coding sequence ATGAGCGATACTAAACCATTAAAAAGAGCCCCTGAATTACAACCTGTAAGTCACGACCATCATCAAGGATTATTGCTATGCTGGAAAATACGCACTGGAATAAAAAAGGAAGTTCCTCTAGAATGCATTAAAGAATACACTGATTGGTTTTTTGAAAATCATCTAAAACCTCATTTTGAATTAGAAGAAAAATATATTTTTACGATTTTAGGCAATGATAATCCATTGATTGAACAAGCGTTGTCAGAACATAGTCGTCTCAAAGATTTATTCAACGCTACTACCGATTTAAAAGAAAATCTTAGTCTAATTGATAAAGAATTGGAAGCACACATTCGTTTTGAAGAGCGCGTATTATTTGCTGAAATTCAAAAAGTAGCCACCGCGGATCAATTAGCTAAAATTAAAGAAATCCATACAGAAGAAGCTTTTGTTGAAAAAGATGATAATACATTTTGGCTTTAA
- a CDS encoding anaerobic ribonucleoside-triphosphate reductase activating protein, translating to MNTNNVPILQKENVAKPIYSITPFTLLDYPHKSACILWFAGCNMRCLYCYNPEIVFGKGSISFEKILEFLNSRKQLLDAVVFSGGECLLHKKSILFIEEVKKMGFLVKIDTNGSQPKVLEELIKKELIDYVALDFKAMPDNFEKITQSNLFIPFEKSLHLLLESQLPFEVRTTVHSDLLKKEDIHRMILYLEKAGYVGNYYIQHFVNGTTTIEKLGYSFKELEKENLSTEKIKIHFRG from the coding sequence GTGAACACAAACAACGTACCCATTTTACAGAAAGAAAATGTTGCTAAACCAATTTATAGCATCACTCCATTTACCTTATTAGATTACCCACATAAATCAGCTTGCATTCTTTGGTTTGCAGGCTGTAATATGCGGTGTTTGTATTGCTATAATCCCGAAATTGTTTTTGGTAAAGGAAGTATTTCTTTCGAAAAAATATTAGAATTCTTGAACAGCAGGAAACAATTACTAGATGCCGTAGTCTTTAGCGGAGGCGAATGTTTACTTCACAAAAAGAGTATTTTGTTTATTGAAGAAGTCAAAAAAATGGGCTTTCTGGTCAAAATAGATACCAATGGTTCACAACCCAAAGTACTTGAGGAATTAATCAAAAAAGAGTTGATTGACTATGTTGCTCTTGATTTTAAGGCGATGCCAGATAATTTTGAAAAAATAACACAATCGAATCTTTTTATCCCTTTCGAAAAGTCACTACATTTATTGCTCGAAAGTCAGTTGCCGTTTGAAGTTCGAACTACCGTACATTCTGATTTACTTAAAAAAGAAGATATTCATCGAATGATTCTTTATTTGGAAAAAGCAGGATACGTAGGCAATTATTACATTCAGCATTTTGTAAACGGAACGACTACTATTGAAAAACTAGGGTATTCGTTTAAAGAATTAGAAAAAGAAAACCTTTCGACAGAAAAAATAAAAATACATTTTAGAGGGTGA
- the nrdD gene encoding anaerobic ribonucleoside-triphosphate reductase yields MKTTAHQILEENQKLRTKCLVYTRVMGYHRPVESFNIGKKGEHKQRTHFTERKCC; encoded by the coding sequence ATGAAAACAACAGCACATCAAATTCTAGAAGAAAATCAAAAATTGAGAACAAAATGCCTGGTATATACTCGTGTAATGGGGTATCACAGACCAGTAGAAAGTTTTAACATAGGAAAAAAAGGTGAACACAAACAACGTACCCATTTTACAGAAAGAAAATGTTGCTAA